A single Candidatus Polarisedimenticolaceae bacterium DNA region contains:
- a CDS encoding AcvB/VirJ family lysyl-phosphatidylglycerol hydrolase yields the protein MMRTLSLLVALSVTCACTAIGPKPGVYEVKTVPMQLPHGELPITVVKPVAPSPGNVMILFATGDAGWLGASKGIFEHIIDRGYAAAAFSSQRVVSNLRKAKELIGFEQVASDVDLILVESKKALGLPADAPVIVAGFSRGANVVVFAAGEPSLRRHIVGGVALALTAETDYVKPPAGAHLPPSIELDDKGRMRTYPALARLGDTPIAVIQSAGDSYVPADESRKLFGPNTDTRRLYEVKATSHGFSGGRDEMLKDLDEALDWIVAKKP from the coding sequence ATGATGCGCACTCTCTCGCTTCTCGTCGCGCTGTCGGTGACGTGCGCGTGCACCGCGATCGGTCCGAAGCCGGGCGTGTACGAGGTGAAGACCGTCCCGATGCAGCTTCCGCACGGTGAGCTCCCGATCACGGTCGTCAAGCCTGTCGCCCCGTCACCGGGCAACGTCATGATCCTCTTCGCCACCGGCGACGCCGGTTGGCTCGGTGCCTCGAAGGGGATCTTCGAGCACATCATCGACCGCGGGTACGCCGCCGCCGCGTTCAGCTCGCAGCGCGTCGTTTCCAATCTGCGCAAGGCGAAGGAGCTGATCGGGTTCGAGCAGGTCGCGAGCGACGTCGATCTCATCCTCGTCGAATCGAAGAAGGCTCTGGGACTGCCCGCGGACGCCCCGGTCATCGTCGCCGGCTTCTCGCGCGGCGCGAACGTCGTCGTCTTCGCCGCGGGGGAGCCCTCGCTGCGGCGCCACATCGTCGGCGGCGTCGCGCTCGCGCTCACCGCCGAGACCGACTACGTGAAGCCGCCCGCCGGCGCGCACCTTCCCCCCTCGATCGAGCTCGACGACAAGGGCCGCATGCGGACCTATCCCGCGCTCGCCCGCCTCGGGGACACCCCGATCGCGGTCATCCAATCGGCGGGCGACAGCTACGTGCCGGCCGACGAATCGCGGAAGCTCTTCGGCCCCAACACCGACACGCGCCGCCTCTACGAGGTGAAGGCGACGAGCCACGGGTTCAGCGGCGGCCGCGACGAGATGCTGAAGGACCTGGACGAGGCGCTCGACTGGATCGTTGCGAAAAAGCCGTAA